From the genome of Marmota flaviventris isolate mMarFla1 unplaced genomic scaffold, mMarFla1.hap1 Scaffold_1290, whole genome shotgun sequence:
GGAAATGGACTTCCCGTGAGGGAGAGACAACAGGATTTCGGGGGGTTGTCACTTTGTGGGCCATATAGGGATCGAGTAGGGCAACAACTGAAGAATTCCTGCCCTTTGGCCGCGGGCACACAGGTGTTCACCACGGGATTTCTTCTCATCCTCTGCACCTTGGTGGACGTTTGCTCATGAGGGAAATTTCAGTCATAAAGCGCTCTCACTCCGTTCTGCTGGGGCTCATCTTTTAGGGTTACCAGGATGATCTTTTTCTGGGGTACCacgaatggaactcaggggcactccaccacggaaccacatccccagtccttggcaTCCTCTGAGAGGCAGGGGCTCACTGGACTTGCCTGTCACCTTGCCCTCACTCAGGCAGCTTtgcaactcatgatcctcctgcctcagcctcctgagcccctgggattctAGGTGTAGGTCATCCCGTTGCCTGGGGGTACTCAGGATTCACCTGAGGGTTTCAACTGCACCCACCTGGGGTGTGACTACCTTGGAACAGCAAGATTTCAGCCACACAGAAACCAGCTGTGGAACACAGGCTGTGCTTCCATTCCTCAGAGCCAGTGCAGTGCAAGTTAGAAGGACAAATTCGAAGGAAGTCGATACTGACATAGACCTGGTCAGCAAATCAACTTAAAACGGATCTGCACTGAGCTTTCACAGGTGCATGAAGAATTCTTATCATTGAACAGAAGATCCTTCACTTTCACGGATCCCCTGGCCAATATATTTCACAACCTGGTGATTTTCACAAAAACCACACCTCTAACATTTGCACAAGTCGAGATAGACACACATAgagtatcttttcttcttttctctctctttctctttctctgattctctctctctctctctctctctctctctctctctctctctctctctctcactgtctctccattttctctctctggtactgagtattgaagaGCCAACTTTGTGCCAACGGTGGATTAAAGTGGCAGCCTGTCCCTCAGAAAGGCATCCCTATGAAACCTCTCTTTCATCTTTTAACACCACAGAGCCTACCTCCCCCACAAGTGACCCTTGTGCCCTGCCTACCAAGGTCCTTGTTGGGTTTCACTCGTATTTCACGTATCATTCCTTGGGCAGTATTCAGAGCAGTGACGTTGAACCCTTGTCCCTCCAACACTGGGTGCTGGAAAGTTCTTCCTGAATTAGGGCCATGGGAAAGAGCAGTGAAATGATGGAAATGGGTGTGAGATCTCTTCCCGTCCTGATCTTCCCAAATGGAAGCATTTCTTCGAACAAAGCCACCGTCGCCCTCCCTTCAAACCCCAGACGATCGGATCTGGCCAGCACACTGTTTCTGGCTTGGGCATCGGAGTCCAAGGGGAAGCATGGCGAAGGCGAGAATGGGGAGGTTCTCACTAGTTGTGACTCCGAAGGGACGGGAAAAACACTATCCCTAGTCCGGCATGAAAACAATCTCATCTCGGGAAGCTTCTGGTCCTGGCCTTGgagctctttcttccctcttgctAAATCTTGACAAGGGCTTAGGTCCGGGAGACCAGGAAAACCAGGTCCAAACCCCATAGACAGAACACATGGGAATCAAGAGGGATTTCCAGCTGTTGGTTTGGTGGTGTCTTGAGGCTAGGAGGATACCCAGTAGGACAGGGAGCTGAAACACCTCAGGGCGCCTTCCCTGTCTTTGGGCTACTCCCAGTGCAACTCCTCCCGCCCTTGGAAAACTGGCCTAGTAGGAGGAAACCAAAGAGAGCAAAGCCAGATCCCTTTGAACCTAGTTTTTCTGCTATGCTCCTGGATGCTAGCCACACTACACCTCCTTTCTCAGAGACTTTCTGAAAGTTCCTAGTGTTTTCTGGTTTGAGGATGGCTGCGAACTTGCGAAGCTTCAGTTTCAAAGGATAGCAAGAAGTAGGTAGCTTGAGAGAGGCCCGGGGCCCGGTGGGAGCTTTGGGGccccgcctataatcccagcaagtgcAGAGGCTGCCCCAGGAGGACGGCCGGCTCcgagccagcctcggcaacttggcAAGGCTCCAAGCAACACATGGAGACCCTGGATGTCAAGAAAGTACAGGACaggactggggacgtggctcagcggtcgagtgGGAATGACGTCCATCCCCCTTATCCAACCCCCCAACCCAAATCCAACCCCCCAGCCCCCAAGCCAAACAGAGCAACAGAGCCGAAGATAGAAAGCAATATTATCCATGGGAGAAGACACGGGTCCTAGTCCTAAGACACAAATATATGGGAAGGAAGAGTCTGAGTTTGGGTCCTTAGGTCAAGtcgggaagggaggaggagggggtgtcAGTCGGGATTGGGAGGGGCTAGGGTCCTGGTCTTCCCAGCCCAGCTGTCTGCAGCAGGCGTCTCCCAGTGCTCCAGGGCTGAGGGATTCTAGGTGTACCCAACACAGGCCGTGTTCGTGGGAAAAGTGCATCCCGCCCACATCGTGTCCTCAGGTTGTCCACAGGCCAGCGAGGGCTCCCAGAGAAGGCGAGAGAAGAGAAGCCTGAGCTCAGGCAAACAGAGGCCCCCAGGGATGGCAGACTCTAGGGACACATGGCTCCTGGTGCTTTGCGCTCTCTTGGGCACTCCAACTCTCCCAGCTGGACTTTCTTCCTGGCTTGTCCTGAGACAATGAGGGTTGGGAGGCTATagaatctggggggggggggggggtcggtgtgtgtgtgtgtgtgtgtgtgtgtgtttgtgtgtggagggggggcgATTGTATGTAGTGAGTTCTCTGGGAAAAGCTCAGGGTAGAGAACCTGGCTCTGAGCTTCGAAAGCAGGAGGTCTTCTCTGACTCAGGCCCCTGCCTTTTCCTACAGGTAAAAGGCGGGGCCTCAGGCTGCTGTGGTTTTGATCCAAGGTGAGGGAATTAGGTGCACACCCAGACAGGAAGGCCCGGGATTCCCCGCCCACCCTGGGCTATATCAGGGctgaggggcagggccaggccttCATTGCTAGGAGCCAGGCGAGGAGAGCAGCCCCACTGGAGGGAGCTGCGGGACTTGGAGACACCATGATGGGGAAGCCTAGTGCCCAGGACTCCTTCTCAGCCGGGTGCCCAGAAGCTCAGAGGGCGGCTAGGGAGGCATCTTTGCCCAGCCAGCATGGGTCCTGGCCCTGTGTCGCGCCCAGGGAAGCCCACACCTGCGCCAAGGCTCCAGGATTTCTTGTCATCAAGGCGGAGCAGCCGAGGAGGGGCCCAGCTCTGCCCCGGGGCTGGCCCCAGCCCAATCAGGAGGTGTGTGGCCCTGGCGCCAGGCCTGCCCAGAGCAAAGAGTGCTGCTGGCTGCTGCCTGCCGAGCCAACCACCAAGAAGCACGAAGATTGGCCAGGCATCTTCTTAGACCCCgtggaaaagaggaggaggaacttCCTGGGAGACAACCCAGGCTTCGCCAGAGCCATCACCAGTACCAAGAGGACCTGTAGGAGCAGCAGCGGCCAGTCTGATAATGGTCCACAGCTCAGCAGTGGGCCACAGATGTGCCTGCTCTCAGGGGCGGAAACCAAGCTCACCACCGTGGCCTCCAGGCGAATAGGTCGTGGGACATCATTGGGGAAATTCAGGAAAGCCACTGTGAAGAAAGCGTCAGAGGGACGGATTTCCACGGCCCTGCGCCAAGGCTACTTCAGCCTTTTCCTGGAGGAGTGTCACAAGTTCTCGCGGCCCCAAGAGGCGGTGCAGATGGCCTGGAGCGAGGAGCAGATGGCTTACAACAGCAGCCCCAGCGAGGAGATCTACGTGCGCCTGGCCCTGAaggtgctcaggaagctgaggggtCTGGTGCCCAGCGTGGTGCCGGGTCTGCACAGGGCAGCCCTGTACAGCCGCCTCCGGGACTACGTGCTGAGCCAGGAGCAGCTCCACGGGCACGGCTACCCCTTCCCCCACCCGCAGAAACCAGGGGCCGCCTTGCTCTTGGGCGCGCTGGACAAGCCCAGGCACGGGGTGAGGATCTGCTGCCGCTGTGGCTCCCAGTACGCCGTGTCCTCCTCGGGCCGCTGTGTCAGCGCCGACCTGTGTCGCTATCACTGGGGACGGCTCCAACACCAACCCGTGGCCGCTGGCTGGGAGAGCCGCTACACCTGCTGCTTTGCGCCTGCGGGCTCCAGGGGCTGTCAGGTGGCCAGGCAACACGTCCGGGATGGCAGGAAGGAAGACCTGCAAGGATTCGTGAGGACTGTGGAGAAACCCTTCAGGGAGGACGCCCACCCAGGAGTCTACGCCCTGGACTGCGAGATGTGCTACACCACACACGGGCTGGAGCTGACGCGCGTCACGGTGGTGGACACCGAGATGCGGGTCGTCTACGACACCTTCGTCAAGCCCAACAACCGGATCGTCGACTACAACACCAGGTTTTCGGGGGTGACCCACGACCACCTGGCCTCCTGCCGCACCAGGCTGCCCCACGTGCAGACTGCCCTGCTGAGCCTGTTCAGCGCCGACACCATCCTTATCGGACACAGCCTCCAGTGCGACCTGCTAGCCCTGAAGCTCATCCACCACTCCGTGGTGGACACGGCTGTGCTCTTCCCCCATCCCCGCGGCCTCCCCTACAAGTGCTCCTTGCGCAGCCTCGTGGCCCGCTACCTCAGCCGCAGCATCCAGACCAGCGCCAGCGGACACAGCCCTAGGGAGGACGCCAGCGCCTGCATGCACCTAGTGCTCTGGAAGTTGCGAGAAGATTCCGCCCACAAGGACACCCTCGGACCCCTGCCCTCCGTCTGACCCGCTCTCCTGCACCTCTTCTGGCCTGGCCTTGGACTCAGGCCTCCGCCGAAAACTGCAGGCAAACTCCAGAGCCAACCCCCTCCACTTCCTCAAGACACACGGGGACCGGCCCACGAGGAGACACAACCAAAAGCTCAGACTCACCCCTCGCTGCCCCTTTCCATTGATTCCCCCGTCCCACACCCCTGTCCACTCTGGATACTGCTCTCCACTGCAACTGGCTCCCAGCCAGGTGCCAGGGGCACACCCCACTGCTCCCCCCTCCACCGTGAACCCCCAGAGACCTGAAGGGCTTCTGCTCCTCTGTGTGGAATGCAGGGATGGAGAATGggtggaggctgggctggggcagggcttCTTGAGGCCGCCCTCCGGGTTGTGCTTTTGTACTTTGGGATGCTGTGTTGCTTGGAAAGGGAACCTGCCTGACGCTGTCCGCAGTCACCTCCCTCCAGCTGGGGGAGCAAGGCCTCACGGACGCCTTTCCTCCTGGGGCTGGGAACGTTCACCCCCGCCCCATGCCACCCCCGAGAAAGCGGGGTCTCGCCTCTGACAACCCACTGGAGCAGAGCTGAGGAAACACCGCTGCCTGTCCCAGAACTCTCTCATGAACCCACACCAGGAAACAGCTTGTCTTCCTCCTTCTTAGAGAAGCTCCTGGGAGGATTGCCCACAGGGACCTGGAGACCTCCTCGGCCTAGGAACCGCCACTCCCCGTCACAGGAGATCCCCGATCGCCCCAAGTGCCAATGAACTTTGGTTCCAAATGACTCgtgcccatttcttttctttcttttcttttttttttttttcaataaaacccCTCCACTTTCCTTGGTTCCCTCCCATCCCACCCGGCCCGGCCCGTGCCTATTTGTCCCGATTCGCTGTGTGATTTTGCAATCTCCAATACAGTTTGGTGGATGAGAAActtgtctctctgcttctgttggCATTTGACAGGGGATGGATGTGGGGGAGTCGGCCAGACTGGGAGTCAGCTAGGAGCCTCGGAGGCATAGGTGGCCGACAAAGGAGATTCTGCCCAGAGTGAGCCTGAGCCTCTCTGGTCTCTCAGGGACGGGGTTGCACTGGGGCTTCCAGAATTGGCCTCTCCAAGCCTACTTGGCCTCCTGCGACCTGGGCCAACCAAGCCAGCGAAGCCCTCAGCAGATGAGATCCCACACCCTCCACTTTCCGGAAGCCCCCAGAAACTGCCAGTCTCTGGGCTTGGTCTTCCCTCTCAGGGGGAGCTCTCTGGACCACCTCTGCCCCAGGGCAGGGACAGAAGAAATGGATGGGGAAGAGAAGTGTGGGAAAGGCAGAGCCAAAGGCCTAGGAAATGGACTTCCCGTGAGGGAGAGACAACAGGATTTCGGGGGGTTGTCACTTTGTGGGCCATATAGGGATCGAGTAGGGCAACAACTGAAGAATTCCTGCCCTTTGGCCGCGGGCACACAGGTGTTCACCACGGGATTTCTTCTCATCCTCTGCACCTTGGTGGACGTTTGCTCATGAGGGAAATTTCAGTCATAAAGCGCTCTCACTCCGTTCTGCTGGGGCTCATCTTTTAGGGTTACCAGGATGATCTTTTTCTGGGGTACCacgaatggaactcaggggcactccaccacggaaccacatccccagtccttggcaTCCTCTGAGAGGCAGGGGCTCACTGGAC
Proteins encoded in this window:
- the LOC139703774 gene encoding putative exonuclease GOR, whose product is MMGKPSAQDSFSAGCPEAQRAAREASLPSQHGSWPCVAPREAHTCAKAPGFLVIKAEQPRRGPALPRGWPQPNQEVCGPGARPAQSKECCWLLPAEPTTKKHEDWPGIFLDPVEKRRRNFLGDNPGFARAITSTKRTCRSSSGQSDNGPQLSSGPQMCLLSGAETKLTTVASRRIGRGTSLGKFRKATVKKASEGRISTALRQGYFSLFLEECHKFSRPQEAVQMAWSEEQMAYNSSPSEEIYVRLALKVLRKLRGLVPSVVPGLHRAALYSRLRDYVLSQEQLHGHGYPFPHPQKPGAALLLGALDKPRHGVRICCRCGSQYAVSSSGRCVSADLCRYHWGRLQHQPVAAGWESRYTCCFAPAGSRGCQVARQHVRDGRKEDLQGFVRTVEKPFREDAHPGVYALDCEMCYTTHGLELTRVTVVDTEMRVVYDTFVKPNNRIVDYNTRFSGVTHDHLASCRTRLPHVQTALLSLFSADTILIGHSLQCDLLALKLIHHSVVDTAVLFPHPRGLPYKCSLRSLVARYLSRSIQTSASGHSPREDASACMHLVLWKLREDSAHKDTLGPLPSV